Proteins found in one Methanospirillum hungatei JF-1 genomic segment:
- a CDS encoding PAS domain-containing protein, with translation MGDEPPLIFSSFSRKLAAVILFVLLFSLITLVIVWYSGSLATLDEEFKNRQNLTDQILKQSVIWIDRGISLYELQYIPSLEQAMDIYHTAYENSGGDIAKINLSALKEQVDAQLEGTYDFYLVHADGQVVKSTFVEDIGLDFKMWPKFYSVVSAIRENGTFVPDRMVRGYAKNAPIRKFAYMGTSDRRYLLEISRSFDRLLPYASGASYKELINNLPDLNQDIRSIELYNSRYELVSKYPEPAANEQPNAETLSKIIRTFADNTNYEETDPVTGDIIRYTHLPISDSESPSASEMFLAARTVYSTDDRDHKKLTLTLIFGGFLLLTAIIAAGGAFAASRYLSRPIDRIVEDIQHIADGDLDHRIRPTGSSEFNTIEKAINSLVTSLKGTINNLKMREEELLEELGKRWKAEENYRRLFESAHEAIFILKDTRIESCNNAATHLIGMNMKEIIGKELFEFSPPTQPDGRDSKEASREIIRRVTQGDLSIIEWDFMKKDGKILNTQAQCSAILSGDEILVMIIFRDVTELLEMRKREITAISQIEENLVRLAAINDQIRNPLASITILNELQGGDYEEKIFEQIKTIDALINEVDKNFVKTDKVRLFLTKHYGIHPITPKEEKGKSPAHR, from the coding sequence ATGGGGGATGAACCGCCATTGATTTTTTCATCATTTTCACGCAAATTAGCGGCAGTCATACTTTTTGTACTCCTGTTTTCCCTTATTACGCTGGTCATCGTCTGGTACTCGGGGTCACTGGCTACCCTGGATGAGGAATTTAAAAACCGGCAGAACCTCACCGACCAGATTCTGAAACAATCAGTTATCTGGATTGACCGGGGGATTTCCCTGTATGAACTGCAATATATTCCCTCCTTGGAGCAAGCAATGGATATATACCATACCGCTTATGAAAACTCGGGGGGAGATATCGCAAAGATTAATCTCAGCGCATTAAAAGAGCAGGTGGATGCACAGCTGGAGGGGACCTATGACTTTTACCTGGTTCATGCCGATGGGCAGGTAGTGAAAAGCACCTTTGTTGAAGATATCGGACTTGACTTTAAAATGTGGCCGAAGTTTTATTCGGTCGTCTCTGCGATCAGGGAGAATGGCACCTTTGTTCCGGATCGGATGGTGCGGGGATATGCGAAAAATGCACCCATACGGAAATTTGCATACATGGGAACCAGTGACAGGAGATATCTGCTAGAAATTAGCAGGTCATTTGACCGGTTACTACCCTACGCATCCGGTGCATCATACAAAGAACTCATCAATAATCTTCCTGATCTGAATCAGGATATCCGGTCTATTGAACTATACAATTCACGATATGAACTGGTCTCGAAATATCCTGAACCTGCCGCAAACGAACAGCCAAATGCGGAAACATTGTCGAAAATCATCAGAACATTTGCAGATAATACAAATTATGAAGAGACGGACCCGGTAACCGGAGATATTATCCGGTACACCCATCTTCCTATCAGTGATTCAGAGTCACCATCAGCATCCGAGATGTTTCTGGCGGCACGGACGGTATATTCAACTGATGACCGGGATCATAAAAAACTGACTCTTACTTTGATTTTTGGTGGCTTCCTGCTCCTCACAGCGATTATTGCAGCCGGGGGAGCCTTTGCCGCGTCACGATACCTGTCCAGGCCGATCGACCGGATTGTTGAAGATATTCAGCATATCGCAGACGGAGACCTGGACCACCGGATCCGCCCGACCGGATCATCTGAGTTCAATACTATTGAAAAAGCCATAAACAGCCTTGTAACAAGTCTGAAAGGGACGATTAACAATTTGAAAATGCGGGAGGAAGAGCTGCTTGAGGAACTGGGAAAGAGATGGAAAGCAGAGGAGAATTATCGGAGACTTTTTGAATCTGCACACGAAGCGATCTTCATCCTGAAAGATACCAGAATTGAGAGTTGCAATAATGCAGCAACTCATCTTATCGGGATGAACATGAAGGAGATTATCGGGAAAGAACTTTTCGAATTCTCACCACCGACACAACCAGACGGGAGAGATTCCAAAGAGGCATCCCGTGAGATAATTCGCCGGGTTACCCAGGGTGATTTATCCATTATTGAATGGGACTTCATGAAGAAAGATGGAAAAATTTTGAATACACAAGCTCAATGCAGCGCTATCCTTTCCGGTGATGAAATCCTCGTTATGATAATATTCCGTGATGTAACCGAGCTTTTGGAGATGAGGAAGCGGGAGATTACTGCAATATCCCAGATTGAAGAGAATCTTGTCAGACTTGCTGCGATAAATGATCAGATCAGAAATCCCCTGGCATCTATCACCATCCTCAATGAGTTGCAGGGCGGGGATTATGAAGAGAAGATCTTTGAGCAGATTAAGACTATCGATGCTTTAATAAATGAAGTTGATAAAAACTTTGTGAAAACCGATAAAGTCCGTCTTTTCCTGACAAAACACTATGGCATACACCCCATCACTCCTAAAGAGGAGAAAGGAAAGAGTCCGGCCCATCGATAA
- a CDS encoding EhaE family protein — translation MNPEFFAGLILLIIGTWITAFPRDREYLTRLINLEIPAFGLLLVALSFDETLALLTFIAVSTLTTFVLVLLIERRAKE, via the coding sequence ATGAATCCTGAGTTTTTTGCAGGTCTGATTCTGCTCATCATCGGGACGTGGATAACCGCTTTTCCCCGTGACCGGGAGTATCTGACTCGTCTTATTAATCTGGAAATTCCAGCCTTCGGACTACTTCTCGTGGCCTTGTCATTTGATGAGACGCTGGCATTGCTGACATTTATTGCGGTATCAACCCTGACTACTTTTGTTCTCGTACTATTGATCGAAAGGAGGGCAAAGGAATGA
- a CDS encoding EhaF family protein translates to MIRWIGRNFRTFSNWMSTYENLVAVYAALGIFVAICGLIMVPMLTYHEDQIYSKTINRDSTLNPYDRGGIPFTRADVKAQYPENSPTVGFVTAYLTPLSWFLANTTPYLGTTIVAHPGGILDEILYNTRGLDTVVETSILFTAFAIASFLFRRKE, encoded by the coding sequence ATGATCCGGTGGATAGGGCGCAACTTTCGGACATTTTCAAACTGGATGTCAACCTATGAAAACCTCGTTGCAGTATACGCTGCACTAGGAATTTTCGTTGCTATCTGCGGATTGATCATGGTTCCCATGCTTACCTACCATGAGGACCAGATTTATTCTAAAACAATAAACCGTGATTCAACTCTTAATCCCTATGACCGGGGAGGTATTCCCTTTACAAGGGCAGATGTGAAGGCCCAGTATCCGGAAAACTCCCCGACGGTCGGATTTGTTACGGCATACCTGACGCCACTCTCATGGTTCCTTGCAAATACAACGCCATATCTTGGAACCACAATCGTTGCACATCCTGGAGGAATCCTTGATGAAATCCTCTATAACACCCGGGGCCTTGATACTGTGGTCGAGACGAGTATCCTCTTTACTGCATTTGCC
- a CDS encoding EhaD family protein translates to MNTLLLIFCAIALIGGLYAGFARDPYAKLIAIGIIAGGVMPLIIARGYVDVAAALALIIPLSTIFVLQLCKKGAA, encoded by the coding sequence ATGAACACCCTGCTCCTGATATTTTGTGCCATTGCCCTTATTGGTGGATTGTATGCAGGTTTTGCACGGGATCCCTATGCAAAACTTATCGCAATCGGGATTATTGCAGGCGGCGTAATGCCCCTCATTATTGCACGGGGCTATGTTGATGTGGCAGCAGCCCTTGCTCTCATAATACCACTGTCAACCATTTTTGTACTTCAGCTCTGCAAAAAGGGGGCCGCATGA
- a CDS encoding DUF2109 domain-containing protein gives MSIDGTEDLLGLISGPFSSSYISPPSESAELAALMCGLIALYAVIRIILEQDVMRKLPFLNVFSFAVSGIMALLIPHPLGIIAAATYFIGSTFESNAIASTWAGGVEE, from the coding sequence ATGAGCATCGACGGAACAGAAGACCTGCTTGGCTTGATATCCGGCCCATTCTCCTCCTCATATATCAGCCCCCCGTCTGAGAGTGCTGAACTTGCAGCCCTCATGTGTGGCCTTATTGCTCTCTATGCAGTCATCAGAATCATTCTTGAACAGGATGTCATGCGTAAACTGCCATTCCTGAATGTATTCAGCTTTGCTGTTTCCGGAATCATGGCCCTTCTCATCCCTCACCCGCTTGGGATTATTGCCGCAGCAACCTATTTTATCGGCTCGACATTTGAATCAAATGCTATCGCGAGCACGTGGGCCGGAGGGGTGGAGGAATGA